GCATACATCGGCGTGAACAAGGAGTATGAGGGTACGTTCCCGAATATCGAGATGAATACGGTATCGCACCTGAAACTGGTGCAGCACATCGAGGCGGCCATCAAAGAGAGTGAGCCGGACATTATCATCACACATCATCCTGCAGACACGAACAACGACCACCTGCAGACCTCGATGGCCTGTCAGGAGGCTATCCGCTTGTTCCAGCGCAGGCCGGAGGTGAAGCGATTGAAGGAGTTCTGGTATATGGAGGTTCCATCATGTACGGAGTGGAAAATAAACAATGCGATGCAGGACTTTGTGCCTAACTGTTATGTGGAAGTTGGTAAGGATGGCGTAGATGCGAAGATTAAGGCTCTGTCGATGTATAGAGGCGTAATGCGTCCCTATCCTCATCCACGGTCTGCTGAATACATCTCTGGCTTGGCTGCAGTGAGAGGAAGCCAATGGGGCGTAAACTATGCTGAGGCATTTGAGGTGGTATTGAGAAATTATTAAAAAGGTGCGAAATGAAGATCACGCAAGCTGTATTAGATAAGTTAACAGAGCAGGCGAAAGCTTCGCCAAGGCTCAGGATGAACCAGGATCTGAGGGATTCTGAGAATGACGGGTCGCAGAGGATGCTGAACGCTATTGAGCCTGGCTCTCCTCTGCCTATACACAGGCATAGGCATACCAGCGAGACAGTGGTATGTCTGCGGGGCAGGTTAGTGGAGGAGTTCTATGATGAGTTAGAACGGACTTGCACAGAGGCGATAGAACTATCACCGAATGGCCCTGTGGTGGCGCTGAACATTCCTGCGGGGCAGTGGCATACTGTCCGTGCGTTGGAGAGTGGTACCGTGATTCTGGAGATGAAGAACGGAAAGTATGAACCCATTCAGGACTGCGATGTCCTCCGATAAAGTTTAGAGTTAGTATGCAAATGGAAAATATAACAGACAGACTTCGAGAGTTTATTGAGGATGAGGCTCGGTCGGGCTCCATGGATTTTGGATGTATAACACCTCTTTATGTCTATAGGATGTGGGGAGGCAGCGTTTCGATAGAGGAGATCGAAGCGGGGCTTCAGGAACTACGAAAACAAGGACTGCTGCCGTGATGAAAACAAAAATATAATAAGAAGATATGTCAATCATAAGACGTGAGAAATCGAGAATCGGCATGTATCATGTGTTGGTGCAGGGTGCCGGTAACAACGAGCTGTTCCACGACGATGAGGATTATCAGGTGTTCGTGGAGTATCTGGCAAAGCTGATGAAAGAGGCATGGGCGGAGGATGACGAGCCGGACAGGCCGTATTTCCATACGTATGCCTACTGTCTGACACCGAAGCAGTTCCGACTCATCGTGAAGGAGGAGAAGTACCAGGTGAGCGCAATCATGCAGAGTATATCACAGTTGTACTCGCGATATTATTCTGGTAAGTATAATAGCTATGGGCCTTTGTACCGCAGACGCTACTATAGTGAACCAATCAACGATGATGAGCGGCTGGAGGTGGTGATGCGGTATGTGCATCAGGAACCGCTGAGACTGAGACCACAGATTTCACGAAATGGTGGAATGACGGAGGCACTGGATGAATGGGCTTGGAGCAGTTGGCATGAGTATGTGGGACTGGGAAGTGACTTGCCAATCGTATGCGAGAAGCCTGACGCTTGTCATGGTTTGACGGCAGAACAGTGGCGAGATTTATTGAGTAAGCCGCTTCCTGAGGGCACGAAGTGTTTGGAACCGAAGGAATATCGCTCACCGAAGCCAACGGAGACACAGGTGCTGAGCATGGTGCGACTGATGACGACAGCCACGAACTGGGCGGAGTTTAATGCCTTCCCGAAAGACGAGCGCCTGAAAACCATTAAGCAGCTGCTGCAGAACGGGGCCTCCATCCGCCAGATGGAGAAACTGACGGGAATAGGAAGAGGAGTGATACAGAACCTATAGAAAGTGAAGAATGAAGAATCGGCTACCGCTATCAAGAGTGTAGTCTAGAGATAATGAGAGCCGAGGATGCGATGTGCATTCTCGGCTCTTTGCGTATGTTCGATGGTTGGTTATCCTATTATCGCCTCCATATTGCTATTCAGAAAATTCTCCAGACTCACGCCACCGGTTCCAACCACAAACGAACGTTTAGGGTGGAAGGCCTCTACAAACTCGGGCAAGCCGGAATTCATCCCCCTGCGGCCACTCTTCACCTCAATGGCTGTCGCCTCACCATCGCGCACAATCACAAAGTCCACCTCCAAGTCGCCTAGAGAAGCATTTCTCGACGGCTCACGCCAGTAGTACACCTTATAGTCCAGCTCGTCGGCCATACTCATCAGGTGCGCTCCTACGGCACTCTCCACCCAGCGGCCCCATGTCTTTGTATCCGTTCTGTCTGTCACAAAACCACGCCCCTTGTAGGCCGTCAGCAAGGCATTGTTATACACCTGATACTTGGGGATGGAGCCCCTCTTGCGCGCCTCGTCGTTGGCATATTTTTGCAAGCCCGTCAACAGGGCGCACTGGTCTAAAATCTCCAGATAGCCGGCCAGTGTGGTCACATTGCCCGCATCCTGCAACTGCCCCATCATCTTGGTGAGCGACAGGATTTCTGCCGAATAGCTGCACCCCAGCTCGAACAGCTGTTTCATCAAGGCTGGCTTATAGATGTTCGACGTCATGATCACGTCCTTCTCGATGGCCGGAGCCACCAGCGAGTCCTTGATGTATTTCCGCCACCTGCGCTCGTCCTTTATCATGTGCGCAGGCCCGGGATAGCCGCCAAAGTAGATATACTCGTCCAGCGATATTCCAAAGGCATCCCGCATCTCTTGCAGGCTCCAGTGTGGCATCCTGATCAGTTCGAACCTGCCCGCCAGCGATTCCGTCAGTCCCTTCTTCAGCAGCAGACGGCTACTCCCCAGCAGCACCACCTTCAGGTTCACGTGATTGCGCGAGTCGGCATCCCATTCCCGTTTTACCATCTCGCTCCAGTTCTCAATCTTCTGTATCTCGTCTATCACCAGCAGGTACTCATCCAACTTTCTGAGCATCATCGTGGTGCGGGCAGACTCCCAAACGCGATGTATCCAGTCGCTATCCTTCGGGTCAACCGCATCCGCCACCTCAATGGTATGGGGAATGGTCACCTGTGCCAGCACCTGATTCACCAGGGTGGACTTCCCTACCTGTCGTGGACCGGCCAGCACCTGCATAAATTTTCTGGGTTCCAGAACCCGTTCCTTTAGTGTATAGAACTGTTTACGAATATATTCCATTGCTCAAATCGATATAATATTTTACTCAATTCTCTTTATGCTTTTACTCAAATTACGCTGCAAATTTACTCAATTCTTTCGACATATCAAAATATTTTCATAATAAATAGTGAAAGTTCGTTCATGGATGGGAATAGGAAGAGAACCTATAGAAAGTGAAGAATGAAGAATCGGCTTCGCCGGTGAAGAGTGCGCTCGGCGACGATAGGAGACGCTTGTTCCGAAGGTTTAGGCAAAACTCCATATTTATTATAAAAACACTCTTCGCGTGGAAATTGTACAGAATTTGATTCAAAATTTAACAGGAACTTTGGTGATTCTTAATTAAATGCTTACTTTTGTACGGTATTACGATAGTACAACAACATGACAAAGAAGCATATAATACAGATATTTGAAGATAAAAAGGTTCGTACAGTATGGGATGACGAACAGCAAAAGTGGTTTTTCTCCATTGTAGATGTATGTGAAGTACTTGCAGAAAGTAAAGATCCTGCTGCATATTGGCGCAAGCTAAAACAGAGACTCAAAGCAGAGGGCAATGAAACCGTGACAAATTGTCACGCTTTGAAGATGCTTGCACCCGATGGTAAAAATCGCTTGACAGATGTTGCTGACATGTCACAGTTGTTCCGACTTATTCAGTCGATCCCATCGAAGAAAGCAGAGCCATTCAAAAACTGGATGGCAGAAGTCGCTGCAAAGCGTATCGATCAGATGCAAGATCCAGAGTTGAACTATGAACAAGGGTATGAAGACTATCGTAGATTGGGCTACTCTGACCGATGGATTAACCAGCGTCTTAAAAGTATCGAGGTCCGTAAGGAATTGACAGATGAATGGGATAGAGCCGGAGTGAAGGATGGACAGCAGTATGCTTCGCTGACAGATATTATTACTCGTGGCTGGAGTGGTAAAACTACTAGGCAGTATAAACAATACAAAGGTCTTAAGAAAGAAAGCCTGCGTGATAATATGACTAATATTGAATTGGCTTTAAATACGCTGGCTGAGGCTTCTGCAGCAGAAATTAGCAAAGCTCAAAACCCCAAAGGGTACAAGCAGAGCGTTGTAGTTGCAAGAAAAGGAGGAGAGATAGCTGGTGATGCCCGTAAGAAGTTGGAAAAACAGATTGGACGCTCTGTTGTGACAAAAGAAAAGGCTTCTGATTACTTGCCACCTACTGATAGATGGGAGGCACTTCCAGAAGATACTGATGAAGATTAATATTTCCCCAATGCTCGGCGACGATAGGAGACGCTTGTTCCGAAGGTCTCAAGAAGAATGAAGAATCGGCTACCGCTATCAAGAGTGTAGTTTAGAGATAAAGAGGGCCGAGAATGCGGATGTGCATTCTCGGCTCTTTGCGTATAGTAACTAAACCATTCATGTTTTATTTTAATCGGTGAAACTTTAGTGTGTTTCACCAATTATTTGTATCTTTGCACACGCAAACTGAAAACTAATTACTAACAATACAAAAAGTCAATGAAATCAAAATTTTATGCTTTGATGACACTACTGCTCATGTTGTGTGCTGTAGCAGGTAGTGCTAAGAAGGTACATACGTTGGGCGACTCAACGATGGCACCTTATGATGAGTCAGCCACCAATACGCGCGGTTGGGGTATGTATTTCGGAAACTTCCTCACTAATGGATGGACATCGGTTAACTATGCCAAGGGCGGTCGTGACTCGCGTGGCGGCTACAACGAATTGTGGCAGAACGCTAAGAACAATGTGCAGGAAGGCGACTACGTGCTCATACAGTTTGCCCATAACGATGGTAAATATAATGGTGTGGATAATCTGGAACTTCAGAAATACTACACTGATAAGGGTGATGCTACGAACGCTGCTGCCGTGAAGAGCGACGGACGAGGCACTACACCATCAACCACCTATAAAGACTGCTTGAAGCAGATAGTTGATGCAGTGAAGGAGAAAGGTGCAACACCTATCCTCGTTTCTGCTGTGTGCCGTTGCTATTTTGGCAGCGACAACAAGATTACACGTCCAGGTCGTCATGACTTGGGCGATAAGTATGATGCCATCGTCAACGGCGAACTGAAGACTGGACAGAAGATTGCCGCTACTGACCATACGATGGACTACAGTTACCAGATGCAGCAGTTGGCTACTGAACTCAACGTAGCCTTCATAGATATGACCACGGCGACAAAGAATCTTTATGAGAGCTATGGAACCTATGATAAATGTTATGCAGCCCTCTTTGATAAAGGCGGTGAGAAGGACAATACCCACTATAACCTGACAGGTGCCCTGACAGCAGCCCGCCTGTGTGCACAGCTGATGAAGGAGAAAGGCATCCTTGCTGATGATATCGTTATTCCTACAGAACTCTCCATTACTCCAGCTACCGTAGATTTAGGCGAGGGCTATCTTGGCAAGACAGCCATGAAAGAACTTACTCTTAGTGGTTTGGGACTGGAGCCGGCAAGTGGCACAGTAACCATTTCGACTACTGAAGGCATGGCGCTTTCTACTGATAAACAGAACTGGAGCACATCGCTCACTATTGACTACCAGAACGGTTCACTCATCAAGACCTTTTATGCTAAGGTTAATCTGACTACTGTTGGTCAGTATAATGGAACGGTGACCGCAACACAGGGTGACAAGAACATCAGTGTGCCCGTAACTATTAAGGTTGTTGAACTGGGCGGTGGCGATCCCTTCACTGTCGCTTGGACCATGAATAATACTGACAAGGAGAAGGCTACCGTAACAGGTGGTGCCACTGCCGCTGACGTGAAATATGAAGGTCTTGAGACATACGGATATGTAAACGGCTATGGTGCGCTGATTGCTCCCACTGGCAGCACAGGTGCATGGCCTTCGGCTGGCATTGACGACTCGCCAAACCAGTATGTGCAGTTTGCTGTGACTGCTCCTGAGGGCAAGAAACTCGACATCAATAGTATCGCCATGAAGATCAAGGCACAGGGTGGGGGTGCCTTACAGTGCCACACTTACTATTCTACTGATGGATTCGTAACACGCAAGACAATATTCTCTTCGGCTGTACTTACCAGCACATGGAACGAGATACTCTCTGAGGATGTTGTAAAGGTAGAAGAAGGTGAGCAACTGCTCATACGCGTCTATCCCTGGTCTGGACAGGTGGATAACGGTCGCTGGATATGTATCTCTGATGTGGCTGTTAGTGGACAGTCGAAGAATGCTGCTGGTGTGAACATCACGGGTTCTGTTATCTATCAGTTGGACAAGGGCGGACTGAACCAGGGCGACGACGTGACGTTCGACCCCGAGACGCTGAGCGCCGGTTTTGCCGGCAAGAAGTGGTCGGCAGGCTCGACGCTGACCGTCGAGGGCACCATCCAGTATGTAGGCAAGAACGACGAGAAAACGAATCAGACGAAGATTTATAATGGTACTACGGGCAGTCTTAACAGCAGTCGTGTTGACGACAATGCACTCAAGCTGACCCTCACTCCTGAGGACGGTTTTACGTTTGTTCCCTCAAAGGTGAGTTTCAAGGCAGCCCGCTATGGCACCGACGGCGGTAACATCGGTGCTGCCATCAAGGCTGGCACTGACGAGGTGGTGCTGGTAGATAACAAGGGTGTGAACCGTGGTAGTAAGAATCTTGATATTGCCGCGTTCAGCGAGGCTGTCGACGGCATCACCGCCACTGCCGACAAACCGCTGGAGCTGAGTTTCTATTTCCTCGGCTTGGGCAAAACCAAGTCGATGGGACTCTCGGATGTCGTCATCGAGGGACAGCTCGTGGGTGCCGCCGCGCAGGTGACGAAATATGTGCTGAACACCCTTGTGGAACCTGCTGAAGCAGGTACTATCACTCGTGAACCCGAGCTGGAACAGTATAAGGAAGGAACTCAGGTTACATTGAAGGCCATAAAGAACTTTGGATATAAGTTCAAGGAGTGGCAGGATGCTACAGGAGCTCAGGTGAGCACAAATGCCGAGACTACTGTCACAATGGATTCCGAGAAGACCATGAAAGCCGTCTTCGAGTCTGTTCCTGTCTATAAGGTCACAACGAAAGTAACCAACGATGCTGAGCGTCAGTTGGGTAGCATCACCTTGTCGCCCAACGACCATGAAGGCCAGTATGAGGCAGGAACAAAGATAAAGGCAACAGCCAACGAGTCGAAAATCCTGAAGTTCCTATCTTGGACTGATGGTAACGAGAATGCCAATGCTCTAAAGGAACGCGAGATTACGGTGAATAGCGATATGGAACTGGTAGCCAACTACGAGGTGCAGGACTTCATTGCTGTGTTTGATGCCAGCAATACTGCGGCCTACGACTACGAAGGCAAGCCATTTGCTGCCGATGAGGTGTGGGATAATAATCGTAACGCCAAGTCGTGCATCGTTAAGCAGAGTGATGGCACTTTGGTCTATACCAAGGACGGTGGCACTCCTGTAGTACGCAATCGCCAGAGTGTGGTTCTCTCAAGCATCAATGGTCTTTATCAGAACGGATATAATACTGCAGAAATCTCATGGCAGTATCAGTTCTCTACTGTAGGCTTTACATCCGCTACCTTCACTGCTGATATGGCTGCCAAGAATGCTGCTACTAAGAACTGGAAGGCCCAATACTCTGTCGATGGCACTACATATAACGCCCTTGGCGAGGCTTGGCAGATGACAGCCAACGTTGTTACTCCCTTGTCGTTCTCGCTGCCTGCCGATGCTATTGGCAAGGAAACAGTATATGTTCGCATCATGGGTACAGGCACTGAGCTGCTTAGCGACAAATACGCTTTCACTGCCGGTGAGTTCTGTGGACTGAAATATGCAACCAACTCGGAATCAGGAGTGGGCAACGTATATGTGCTTGGCGAGGCTATCGTGACAGACGATGATCAGGCTCCTGCGGTAACGGCTACCATTCCTGCTAATAATGCTACAGGCATTAGCGCTACGGGCAAGATAACAATTTCGTTCGACGAGCGTATCAAGGAGACAGGCATCAAGGCACAGGCTACGTTGGCTGAAGCCGGTGGCAAGACTTTGGCTCTGAATCCCACATGGAACAGTCGTTCGG
This region of Prevotella sp. E13-27 genomic DNA includes:
- a CDS encoding PIG-L deacetylase family protein, which encodes MKYLIVVAHPDDEVLGCGASIYKWTRNGDTVDVCIMSAEAKARAFRPEDNELEDDTHKALAYIGVNKEYEGTFPNIEMNTVSHLKLVQHIEAAIKESEPDIIITHHPADTNNDHLQTSMACQEAIRLFQRRPEVKRLKEFWYMEVPSCTEWKINNAMQDFVPNCYVEVGKDGVDAKIKALSMYRGVMRPYPHPRSAEYISGLAAVRGSQWGVNYAEAFEVVLRNY
- a CDS encoding WbuC family cupin fold metalloprotein, encoding MKITQAVLDKLTEQAKASPRLRMNQDLRDSENDGSQRMLNAIEPGSPLPIHRHRHTSETVVCLRGRLVEEFYDELERTCTEAIELSPNGPVVALNIPAGQWHTVRALESGTVILEMKNGKYEPIQDCDVLR
- a CDS encoding transposase, whose amino-acid sequence is MSIIRREKSRIGMYHVLVQGAGNNELFHDDEDYQVFVEYLAKLMKEAWAEDDEPDRPYFHTYAYCLTPKQFRLIVKEEKYQVSAIMQSISQLYSRYYSGKYNSYGPLYRRRYYSEPINDDERLEVVMRYVHQEPLRLRPQISRNGGMTEALDEWAWSSWHEYVGLGSDLPIVCEKPDACHGLTAEQWRDLLSKPLPEGTKCLEPKEYRSPKPTETQVLSMVRLMTTATNWAEFNAFPKDERLKTIKQLLQNGASIRQMEKLTGIGRGVIQNL
- a CDS encoding ATP-binding protein, with translation MEYIRKQFYTLKERVLEPRKFMQVLAGPRQVGKSTLVNQVLAQVTIPHTIEVADAVDPKDSDWIHRVWESARTTMMLRKLDEYLLVIDEIQKIENWSEMVKREWDADSRNHVNLKVVLLGSSRLLLKKGLTESLAGRFELIRMPHWSLQEMRDAFGISLDEYIYFGGYPGPAHMIKDERRWRKYIKDSLVAPAIEKDVIMTSNIYKPALMKQLFELGCSYSAEILSLTKMMGQLQDAGNVTTLAGYLEILDQCALLTGLQKYANDEARKRGSIPKYQVYNNALLTAYKGRGFVTDRTDTKTWGRWVESAVGAHLMSMADELDYKVYYWREPSRNASLGDLEVDFVIVRDGEATAIEVKSGRRGMNSGLPEFVEAFHPKRSFVVGTGGVSLENFLNSNMEAIIG
- a CDS encoding Bro-N domain-containing protein, coding for MTKKHIIQIFEDKKVRTVWDDEQQKWFFSIVDVCEVLAESKDPAAYWRKLKQRLKAEGNETVTNCHALKMLAPDGKNRLTDVADMSQLFRLIQSIPSKKAEPFKNWMAEVAAKRIDQMQDPELNYEQGYEDYRRLGYSDRWINQRLKSIEVRKELTDEWDRAGVKDGQQYASLTDIITRGWSGKTTRQYKQYKGLKKESLRDNMTNIELALNTLAEASAAEISKAQNPKGYKQSVVVARKGGEIAGDARKKLEKQIGRSVVTKEKASDYLPPTDRWEALPEDTDED
- a CDS encoding pectinesterase family protein, producing MKSKFYALMTLLLMLCAVAGSAKKVHTLGDSTMAPYDESATNTRGWGMYFGNFLTNGWTSVNYAKGGRDSRGGYNELWQNAKNNVQEGDYVLIQFAHNDGKYNGVDNLELQKYYTDKGDATNAAAVKSDGRGTTPSTTYKDCLKQIVDAVKEKGATPILVSAVCRCYFGSDNKITRPGRHDLGDKYDAIVNGELKTGQKIAATDHTMDYSYQMQQLATELNVAFIDMTTATKNLYESYGTYDKCYAALFDKGGEKDNTHYNLTGALTAARLCAQLMKEKGILADDIVIPTELSITPATVDLGEGYLGKTAMKELTLSGLGLEPASGTVTISTTEGMALSTDKQNWSTSLTIDYQNGSLIKTFYAKVNLTTVGQYNGTVTATQGDKNISVPVTIKVVELGGGDPFTVAWTMNNTDKEKATVTGGATAADVKYEGLETYGYVNGYGALIAPTGSTGAWPSAGIDDSPNQYVQFAVTAPEGKKLDINSIAMKIKAQGGGALQCHTYYSTDGFVTRKTIFSSAVLTSTWNEILSEDVVKVEEGEQLLIRVYPWSGQVDNGRWICISDVAVSGQSKNAAGVNITGSVIYQLDKGGLNQGDDVTFDPETLSAGFAGKKWSAGSTLTVEGTIQYVGKNDEKTNQTKIYNGTTGSLNSSRVDDNALKLTLTPEDGFTFVPSKVSFKAARYGTDGGNIGAAIKAGTDEVVLVDNKGVNRGSKNLDIAAFSEAVDGITATADKPLELSFYFLGLGKTKSMGLSDVVIEGQLVGAAAQVTKYVLNTLVEPAEAGTITREPELEQYKEGTQVTLKAIKNFGYKFKEWQDATGAQVSTNAETTVTMDSEKTMKAVFESVPVYKVTTKVTNDAERQLGSITLSPNDHEGQYEAGTKIKATANESKILKFLSWTDGNENANALKEREITVNSDMELVANYEVQDFIAVFDASNTAAYDYEGKPFAADEVWDNNRNAKSCIVKQSDGTLVYTKDGGTPVVRNRQSVVLSSINGLYQNGYNTAEISWQYQFSTVGFTSATFTADMAAKNAATKNWKAQYSVDGTTYNALGEAWQMTANVVTPLSFSLPADAIGKETVYVRIMGTGTELLSDKYAFTAGEFCGLKYATNSESGVGNVYVLGEAIVTDDDQAPAVTATIPANNATGISATGKITISFDERIKETGIKAQATLAEAGGKTLALNPTWNSRSVSFNYSSLSYGTQYTFTMPANYVQDCSGNKLAEPVSIIFTTMQRPTVEKALYDFIVPDNGTITEALNAANNRADKTTRYRVFIKNGNYVFDTNGKTTGGDNKEYDDPRSYLKAANTSFIGESMDGVVITNKTPAATWNNGYGDACPLEGIGKGDVLIIEGSATNSYFQNLTLKSSMGDAHGRDIVLHDYSTHTIFKDACIWAYQDTYVSNKQDGAYYFEGGVIRGRTDFICGSGDVFFNKVNIIMCEKGGYIVAPQGNSKYGYVFKDCTIEGGKSDVDGSYYLGRAWTSAAETYFINTTMKAKPAKAGWHEWNNGPTRFAEYNSMNANGAAIDLSSRATTINGTPNKPVLTDMEADVIGDMNNTFGDWQPTLLTEQAPVPAAISVQGVTLTWDNSDYTMLWAVCKNDSVVAFTTKPTFTATESGTYTVRAANEMGGLSAASKSIVITDEMISGISATLNDEGKIRNDNAIYDLQGRRVSVNAKKGFYIINGRKAFVK